One window of Triticum dicoccoides isolate Atlit2015 ecotype Zavitan chromosome 5A, WEW_v2.0, whole genome shotgun sequence genomic DNA carries:
- the LOC119298568 gene encoding polyamine oxidase 1-like, with product MTPTGATAALVLAVLTLAHHASLAAAAGPRVIIVGAGMSGISAGKRLSEAGITDLVILEATDHVGGRMHKRDFGGISVEMGANWVEGVNGGKMNPIWPIVNSTLKLTNFRSDFDDLASNVYREKGGVYKKAYVQKRIDLSDKVQEGGEEHSAKLHLSGQDDMSILAMQRLNDHLPNGPSAAVDMILDYFKYDYEFAEPPRVTSLQNTIPLATFNDFGDDVYFVADQRGYEAVVYHLAGQYLKADKSGGIIDPRLQLNKVVREISYSGSGVRVETDDNKVYKADYVMVSTSLGVLQSDLIKFEPQLPTWKVLSIYQFDMAVYTKIFVKFPKKFWPEGKGREFFLYASSRRGYYGVWQEFEAQYPDANVLLVTITDEESRRIEQQSDNQTKAEIMEVLRSMFPDEDVPDATDILVPRWWSDRFYMGTFSNWPIGVNRYEYDQLRAPVGRVYFTGEHTSEHYNGYVHGAYLSGIDSADILINCAQKSMCKYHVQGKYD from the exons ATGACGCCAACCGGAGCCACTGCCGCTCTCGTGCTAGCAGTACTCACCCTAGCACACCATGCctcactcgccgccgccgccggccccagGGTCATCATCGTCGGCGCCGGCATGTCAG GGATCTCGGCGGGGAAGCGGCTGTCGGAGGCCGGGATAACGGACCTGGTGATCCTGGAGGCGACGGACCACGTCGGCGGGAGGATGCACAAGCGGGACTTCGGCGGCATCAGCGTGGAGATGGGCGCCAACTGGGTGGAGGGCGTCAACGGCGGCAAGATGAACCCCATCTGGCCCATCGTCAACTCCACGCTCAAGCTCACCAACTTCCGCTCCGACTTCGACGACCTTGCCAGCAACGTCTACAGGGAGAA AGGTGGTGTCTACAAAAAAGCGTACGTGCAGAAGAGAATTGACCTGTCGGACAAGGTGCAAGAGGGCGGCGAGGAACACTCTGCCAAGCTGCATCTCAGCGGCCAGGATGACATGTCAATCCTCGCCATGCAACGCCTCAACGACCA CCTTCCCAACGGGCCGTCGGCGGCAGTGGACATGATCCTGGACTACTTCAAGTACGACTACGAGTTCGCCGAACCGCCACGCGTGACCAGCCTGCAAAACACCATCCCTCTCGCCACCTTCAACGACTTCGGCGACGATGTTTACTTCGTCGCCGACCAGCGCGGCTATGAGGCCGTCGTCTACCACCTCGCTGGCCAGTACCTCAAGGCCGACAAGTCCGGTGGCATCATCGACCCCCGTCTGCAGCTCAACAAG GTGGTGCGAGAGATCTCTTACTCCGGAAGCGGCGTAAGAGTGGAGACGGACGACAACAAGGTGTATAAGGCAGACTATGTCATGGTCTCAACGAGCTTGGGGGTCTTGCAATCAGATCTCATAAAATTTGAGCCACAACTTCCT ACATGGAAGGTTCTGTCGATCTACCAATTTGACATGGCTGTGTACACCAAGATCTTTGTCAAATTCCCCAAGAAGTTCTGGCCCGAAGGCAAAGGCAGAGAGTTCTTCCTCTACGCGAGCAGCAGGAGAGGCTACTATGGAGTATGGCAG GAGTTTGAGGCGCAGTATCCAGACGCCAATGTCCTCTTGGTCACCATCACCGACGAGGAGTCGAGGCGGATCGAGCAGCAGTCAGACAACCAGACCAAGGCGGAGATCATGGAGGTGTTGAGGAGCATGTTCCCCGATGAGGATGTCCCTGACGCGACAGACATCCTCGTGCCACGGTGGTGGTCCGATAGGTTCTACATGGGCACCTTCTCCAACTGGCCCATCGGCGTCAACCGCTACGAATACGACCAGCTCAGG GCACCGGTCGGCAGGGTTTACTTCACCGGGGAGCACACCAGCGAGCACTACAATGGCTATGTCCATGGAGCTTACCTTTCAG GTATTGATTCGGCGGACATTCTAATCAACTGTGCTCAGAAGAGTATGTGCAAATACCACGTCCAGGGCAAGTATGACTAA